The following proteins are co-located in the Bradysia coprophila strain Holo2 chromosome X unlocalized genomic scaffold, BU_Bcop_v1 contig_130, whole genome shotgun sequence genome:
- the LOC119067918 gene encoding pre-mRNA-splicing factor 18, producing MEILKAEIARKRKLLEDKKLVDESKKYFKRGDLLAKEEEEYLQKYGHKEENTSPQKNTNYATTSTNESDQQLLPRLEVIKRLRDRGEAIMLFGEDELDAFRRLRHLEITQPEVNHGFRNDFQEAMDQVDQQYLDEILACSEEIKQNKSDKVNDEIVIDDSVTYDQIQEMAKNLGRNNKDHDHMVISTFLEFILKMWHTQVNSYSQTERMSTNVKIARATCAQTKVYMKPLLRKLKKKTLPEDILDSLTDITKRLLNRNYIKASDAYLQMAIGNSPWPIGVTMVGIHARTGREKIFSKNVAHVMNDETQRKYIQGLKRLMTKCQEYFPTDPSRCVEYVSKKDQCM from the exons atggaaattttgaagGCAGAAATAGCTAGAAAACGCAAACTTCTCGAGGATAAAAAGCTTGTG GACGAAagcaaaaaatactttaaacGAGGAGATCTCTTGGCGAAGGAAGAAGAGGAATATCTGCAAAAATACGGCCACAAGGAAGAGAACACATCACCGCAAAAGAACACAAATTATG CTACGACTTCTACAAACGAATCGGACCAACAGCTTCTACCACGACTCGAAGTCATTAAACGATTACGGGACCGTGGTGAAGCGATAATGCTCTTCGGCGAAGATGAATTGGATGCATTTCGGCGACTCCGGCACTTGGAAATTACTCAGCCCGAAGTGAACCATGGTTTCCGCAATGATTTCCAGGAAGCTATGGACCAGGTCGACCAACAATATTTGGATGAAATTTTAGCCTGTTCCGAGGagatcaaacaaaacaaatctgaCAAAGTGAACGATGAGATCGTCATCGATGATTCGGTGACGTACGATCAAATTCAGGAAATGGCCAAGAACCTGGGACGAAACAATAAGGATCACGATCACATGGTCATCAGCACGTTCCTCGAATTCATTTTAAAGATGTGGCACACTCAAGTGAATTCTTATTCGCAAACCGAACGAATGTCCACTAACGTTAAAATTGCTCGCGCCACATGTGCACAGACAAAGGTCTATATGAAACCGCTACTGCGAAaactgaaaaagaaaacacttCCTGAGGACATTCTGGATAGTTTGACCGATATAACGAAGCGCCTGCTGAATCGGAATTACATTAAAGCCAGTGATGCGTATCTACAGATGGCAATAGGAAATTCACCGTGGCCAATTGGTGTTACCATGGTTGGTATCCATGCTCGTACGGGACGTGAAAAGATTTTCTCCAAAAATGTGGCCCATGTTATGAATGACGAGACACAGCGAAAATACATTCAAGGACTGAAACGTTTGATGACGAAATGCCAGGAGTACTTTCCAACTGATCCATCCAGATGCGTTGAATATGTTAGCAAGAAAGACCAATGTATGTAG
- the LOC119067917 gene encoding excitatory amino acid transporter 3-like, with the protein MTLSNIVLCSMTRMDTAKLKKFLKEQRLTFATFLSVILGVVCGCIIRATSSTQWHQRDIMYLNFIGEIFMRMLKCLILPLMASSIMTAIGSLDLSLSKKIGVRAVAFYITTTFLSVVLGIILTVTIQPGADRSDASNRTTDEEDMAHHKPHVSTTVDTLLDLIRNLFPPNIVQACTRQFQTNLTQQQGNPSDDIFTWHISSDSYIDGLNIMGVVAMSCVFGVATSVIRDSVQNLSAIISQFDKVIMKVTQWVILLSPVGIFFLTMSQIVKMENLADIAGKLGLYFLTVTAGLSIQGLVVLPIIYFALTRANPYKFFGGLSQALMTAFGTSSSSATLPVTIQCLVEKNGVDSNLAKFMVPIGAVINMDGTALYEAVAALFMAQYYGVELTFGKIVAVSITATAASIGAAGIPSAGLVTLIMVLEAVGAPTDKIGLIMSVDWLLDRIRTVVNVMGDSVGAGVVMHLCRNDLEKLDENSAAIEEKFQNTHC; encoded by the exons ATGACATTATCAAACATTGTACTGTGCTCCATGACCCGAATGGATACAgccaaattgaagaaattccTTAAAGAGCAACGATTAACATTTGCAACGTTTCTCTCGGTAATACTTGGAGTCGTATGTGGTTGCATTATACGTGCAACATCATCCACCCAATGGCACCAACGGGACATTATGTACCTGAACTTTATCGGTGAAATATTCATGCGTATGCTAAAGTGTCTGATATTACCACTAATGGCATCGTCAATTATGACCGCAATTGGATCGCTGGACCTCAGCTTGTCCAAAAAAATTGGTGTCCGAGCAGTTGCATTCTACATAACCACCACATTTTTGTCCGTTGTGTTGGGAATTATTTTGACAGTGACTATACAGCCTGGTGCAGATCGGAGCGATGCTTCAAATAGAACAACCGATGAAGAGGACATGGCTCACCACAAACCACATGTTTCGACGACAGTGGACACATTGCTTGATCTCATTCGAAATCTCTTTCCGCCAAATATAGTACAGGCCTGCACCAGACAGTTTCAGACAAATCTTACGCAGCAACAGGGAAATCCAAGTGATG ACATCTTTACATGGCATATAAGCAGTGATAGCTATATCGATGGTCTGAATATTATGGGTGTAGTGGCCATGTCTTGTGTCTTTGGCGTTGCGACCAGTGTAATTCGAGATAGTGTGCAAAATCTGTCTGCAATTATCAGTCAATTTGATAAGGTGATAATGAAAGTAACGCAATGGGTCATTCTTCTATCACCAGTTGGAATATTCTTTCTAACTATGTCACAAATAGTAAAAATGGAGAATTTAGCGGACATTGCTGGAAAGCTTGGTCTATACTTTCTGACCGTAACGGCTGGTCTTTCCATTCAAGGACTCGTCGTTTTACCAATAATTTACTTTGCACTTACTAGAGCGaatccatacaaattttttggagGCTTAAGCCAAGCACTCATGACAGCGTTCGGAACTTCGTCCAG tTCAGCTACGTTGCCTGTAACCATACAATGcttagttgaaaaaaatgggGTGGACTCAAATCTGGCCAAATTCATGGTACCTATAGGTGCAGTTATCAATATGGACGGAACGGCCTTATACGAAG CGGTTGCTGCTCTATTTATGGCACAATATTATGGAGTCGAGCTGACATTCGGGAAAATTGTGGCTGTTAG TATAACAGCCACAGCAGCGAGTATAG GTGCAGCCGGCATTCCCTCAGCAGGCTTAGTTACACTAATTATGGTATTGGAGGCGGTCGGTGCTCCAACAGATAAAATTGGACTAATTATGTCGGTCGATTGGCTTTT GGACAGGATTCGAACCGTCGTCAATGTAATGGGAGATTCAGTCGGTGCCGGTGTTGTGATGCATTTATGCAGAAATGATCTGGAGAAACTGGATGAAAATTCGGCtgcaattgaagaaaaattccaGAATACCCATTGCTAA
- the LOC119067916 gene encoding uncharacterized protein LOC119067916, whose protein sequence is MKAILYLMVILLVSHATCGANSYDEYEEGANDELSSNSDKDIVTSSYILPKQIFNDGKPFYLEKDPVSGMLDFNSKKSSGISSAPTIINPQTDKDISLNTNSIHTPNFHDFLNLPVKYSSSKFVYPLVSSSYANLKYQGNNKNFISNHKNYSTTTTTSPKYYTAPTKLHLPDATKSSPQLYTETYSTVATKITNPPTRPPPLTTIATTSSTTITTTPTTEATQATTTPKPLFTREPTKYTTTKYKYSTIRKRPLSTTTESLKELHSTTVVTTAPPTSTTPFIFLTTPSPTTANIIQRPTTIHSPFRPLPTLGTTTSPTIGYSTRSPGDVYSSMSNKKDPNDMSLSELFNSLLDDEMPEHSNSQHYDSFSESSVEIETRKPILQNGSFVGVSEENIGNEYVKYEVQKPNINVAQYKPVSSMNNIVISPDQDSASFVLGSQQSVGTHYLGTNAKETPTSNQAVGNDFKYGTYYDENSYQSMKPQGFVMTKTTERPTTVEIKSESEPSKNPNSGIRFPVDKFENAPIVTGTFKSDFIAPIALPQTGSGHIVFPPNSETVQATVNAQHLAASNTDFLDSTNLVTFQENKDNPSHIQPDGGNNNNQVISLHQVQKNQHQQQQQQQQPPPPGPHTLQFTQQQEFAQAQQYESPLQQQFVQPQYQFNQQQNQQHHQQQSPPQFAQQQNSHQNGPFAHQNPQQHEPNRQQTLQPNRHAEVPNVQGNYPTISNDLTPPEESSNHPQQQISEINHRPPITRPPQHFGHNDLTRNPLPGVHRPINNDRPLPNILPQFRPNAKIGQGHPHNKDAANVRMGQPPFGARLPQTQQRLQHNNNNQNGRPNPSFRRPPTAANSFNAKMAGPPPPEQMDQNRRYFQLRPSPNERVYNHPHRHFIDGMPLQRHGGIDVAEAKSDSLPIYENNEFQRNIPRRSIGGQMPDRVEERGKLEPVVTLQMIQYQKLLQKDASKQNTLPHNKNPDAPVSVHTASDKPPVYVVYPVKTSPMKLDVIGQKETDPVVVGQRGEQPPLPPSEINSIGAGNEYQNTPFTVIRQEQEPILMVKQKPGQQGNKQHFPYPLERPENGLEANGQIYFKKEPFYGTNGVYNLGEEPVDAQGKVVNKGAFNFNRNNEEKISSKLTRLTERPIAIAYTPTEPTHYYDHSDKFSNANHASSVIPEIRDESEGDTDEFGNPSRGENYQQDFQAPFYPSVNLGNSPDHRNGWSVLTSTQNLAKNKEIINRSDVNVENDDKKSDNQDVDMDDMDVNTEAFNSESFQPEFQSGFKPIYPADMKESPSVAPKANKVAKEVDSIEALVYDDENDKEETSTDK, encoded by the exons ATGAAAGCGATTTTGTATTTGATGGTCATACTCTTGGTCAGCCATGCGACATGTGGAGCCAATTCGTATGACGAATACGAAGAAGGTGCCAATGACGAATTATCATCCAATTCGGATAAGGACATTGTGACCAGCAGCTACATTTTGCCGAAACAGATATTCAACGATGGAAAACCTTTTTATTTGGAAAAGGATCCAGTGTCTGGAATGTTAGATTTCAATTCGAAAAAGTCGTCGGGTATCAGCAGTGCACCGACTATTATTAATCCACAAACGGACAAGGATATCAGCTTGAATACAAACAGTATTCATACAccgaattttcatgatttcctCAATTTACCTGTGAAATATTCATCGTCGAAATTCGTCTATCCGTTAGTGTCGTCAAGCTATGCTAATTTGAAGTATCAAGGAAACAACAAGAACTTCATTTCGAAccataaaaattattcgactacGACGACAACTTCACCAAAATATTACACCGCTCCGACTAAACTTCATTTACCGGATGCAACTAAATCATCACCTCAGTTGTACACAGAAACCTATTCAACCGTTGCGACAAAGATTACAAATCCACCGACAAGACCTCCACCATTGACCACGATAGCTACGACTTCGTCAACAACGATTACAACAACTCCAACAACGGAAGCTACACAAGCCACTACAACACCTAAGCCTTTGTTCACACGAGAGCCGACAAAATACACAACCACCAAATACAAATACTCCACAATCCGAAAACGTCCGTTATCCACCACAACTGAAAGCTTAAAGGAATTACACAGTACAACAGTTGTAACGACTGCTCCACCAACATCCACAAcaccattcatttttttgacaaCACCTTCACCAACCACAGCTAACATAATTCAACGACCTACGACCATACACTCACCATTTCGACCATTGCCAACATTGGGAACAACAACTTCACCAACAATTGGTTATTCTACCAGGAGCCCAGGAGATGTGTACAGCAGCATGTCTAACAAAAAGGACCCGAATGACATGAGTCTTTCCGAATTGTTTAACTCGCTGCTAGATGATGAAATGCCCGAACACTCGAATAGCCAACATTACGACTCATTTAGTGAGTCGAGCGTGGAAATTGAAACAAGAAAGCCCATCTTACAGAACGGTTCTTTTGTTGGTGTTAGTGAGGAGAATATCGGAAACGAGTACGTAAAATATGAAGTGCAGAAACCAAATATTAATGTTGCTCAGTACAAGCCGGTTTCCAGCATGAACAACATTGTCATATCACCGGATCAAGATTCGGCATCGTTTGTCCTAGGTAGCCAGCAATCAGTCGGTACTCATTATTTGGGAACAAATGCAAAGGAAACTCCAACGTCGAACCAAGCGGTAGGAAATGATTTCAAATACGGAACATATTATGACGAGAACAGTTATCAGTCAATGAAACCACAAGGATTTGTTATGACTAAGACAACTGAAAGACCGACAACAGTAGAAATTAAATCGGAATCAGaaccatcgaaaaatccaaattCGGGTATCCGTTTCCCGGTCGACAAATTCGAGAACGCTCCGATAGTAACTGGAACTTTCAAAAGCGATTTCATCGCTCCAATAGCATTACCACAAACTGGCAGTGGACACATTGTATTCCCACCAAATAGTGAAACTGTTCAGGCTACAGTCAATGCTCAGCATCTAGCGGCCAGCAACACAGATTTCTTGGATAGTACCAACCTGGTTACATTCCAAGAAAATAAAGACAACCCGAGCCACATTCAACCTGATGGTGGAAACAACAATAACCAAGTCATTTCATTGCACCaagtacaaaaaaatcaacatcaacaacagcagcaacaacaacaaccaccaCCACCAGGACCTCATACGCTTCAATTCACACAACAGCAAGAATTCGCTCAAGCTCAGCAATATGAGTCACCCCTACAACAACAATTCGTACAACCCCAATATCAATTCAATCAACAGCAAAACCAGCAGCACCACCAGCAACAATCTCCCCCTCAGTTTGCTCAGCAACAGAATTCACATCAAAACGGTCCATTTGCTCATCAAAATCCACAACAACACGAACCGAATAGACAACAGACTCTGCAGCCGAATCGGCATGCAGAAGTGCCTAACGTGCAAGGAAACTATCCGACAATCTCAAATGATTTAACACCTCCAGAAGAATCGAGTAATCATCCGCAACAACAAATTTCGGAAATTAATCACCGACCTCCCATTACGAGACCTCCACAACATTTCGGCCACAATGATTTAACGAGAAATCCACTTCCTGGCGTGCACCGTCCAATCAATAATGATCGTCCTCTACCAAATATTCTTCCACAATTCAGACCTAATGCCAAAATTGGACAAGGACATCCACACAATAAAGACGCGGCAAATGTGAGAATGGGTCAGCCTCCTTTCGGGGCACGATTACCACAAACACAACAACGGCTCCAACATAACAATAACAATCAGAATGGAAGACCAAATCCGTCGTTCAGACGACCCCCAACTGCGGCCAACTCTTTTAATGCGAAAATGGCTGGCCCTCCACCACCAGAACAAATGGATCAAAATCGTCGATATTTCCAATTGCGCCCATCACCGAACGAACGTGTTTACAATCATCCACACCGTCATTTCATTGACGGTATGCCGTTACAACGACATGGTGGAATCGACGTAGCCGAAGCTAAATCCGACTCTCTTCCGATTTATGAAAACAACGAATTTCAAAGAAACATTCCACGTAGGTCAATTGGAGGACAAATGCCAGATAGAGTTGAAGAACGGGGAAAGTTGGAACCTGTAGTCACCTTACAGATGATTCAGTATCAAAAGCTATTGCAGAAAGACGCATCAAAACAGAACACACTGCCACATAATAAGAATCCTGATGCACCTGTTTCAGTTCACACAGCATCCGACAAGCCCCCTGTCTATGTTGTGTATCCAGTTAAAACGTCTCCAATGAAATTAGATGTAATCGGTCAGAAAGAAACGGATCCAGTTGTTGTAGGGCAGAGAGGTGAACAGCCCCCTTTGCCTCCATCCGAAATCAACTCAATTGGCGCCGGAAACGAATACCAAAATACTCCGTTCACAGTTATTCGTCAAGAACAAGAACCAATATTGATGGTCAAGCAGAAACCCGGCCAACAAGGAAATAAACAACACTTTCCATATCCACTTGAACGGCCAGAGAATGGACTAGAGGCAAACggacaaatttatttcaaaaaagagCCTTTCTATGGAACCAACGGTGTATATAATTTGGGCGAAGAACCGGTCGATGCGCAGGGCAAAGTAGTGAACAAAGGAGCATTCAACTTTAATCGTAACAACGAAGAGAAAATCTCGAGCAAATTAACGAG ATTGACGGAACGTCCAATTGCAATTGCCTACACACCAACCGAGCCGACACACTACTATGATCACagcgacaaattttcaaacgcCAATCATGCTAGTTCAGTCATTCCCGAAATTCGTGACGAATCCGAAGGCGATACCGATGAATTTGGAAACCCGTCCCGAGGAGAAAACTATCAACAGGATTTCCAAGCACCATTCTACCCCAGCGTCAACTTAGGCAATTCTCCAGATCACCGAAATGGATGGTCTGTTTTGACATCAACTCAAAATTTGgctaaaaataaggaaattatTAACCGATCGGACgtaaatgttgaaaatgaCGATAAGAAATCGGATAACCAGGACGTGGACATGGACGATATGGATGTGAACACCGAAGCGTTCAATTCGGAAAGTTTTCAGCCGGAATTTCAGTCTGGATTTAAACCCATATACCCTGCCGATATGAAGGAAAGTCCATCCGTTGCTCCGAAAGCGAATAAGGTGGCTAAAGAAGTTGATAGCATAGAAGCTTTAGTATACGATGATGAAAACGATAAAGAGGAAACAAGCACAGATAAGTAA
- the LOC119067915 gene encoding pyrroline-5-carboxylate reductase 3 yields MAKLDERIGFIGGGNMAFAIGSGLIARGIIKPSQALVSGPHIENLEKWREIGASATEENGEVVTKSDIIFLCVKPHMLITVASQLKSSVMASTREKDKVFVSVLAGVTLAQLATSFDFMTTLKMVRTMPNTPMQVGEGCTIYSPGSYVTQHDLEKVHLLLNSLGLAQQVPEKMINAIGAVTGCGPAYVYTIIEALADGSVKQGVPRQMAIQFAAQTLLGAAKTVLTTGKHPAVLRDEVCSPGGTTIHGVHELEKGGLRNALINAVEKASERAEQLGKQS; encoded by the exons ATGGCAAAGCTAGATGAACGAATTGGTTTTATCG GCGGAGGAAATATGGCTTTTGCAATCGGGTCTGGACTGATAGCTCGAG GCATAATTAAACCGAGCCAAGCACTTGTGTCTGGACCGCACATCGAAAATCTGGAAAAGTGGAGAGAAATTGGCGCTTCCGCTACAGAGGAAAATGGAGAG GTCGTGACCAAATCGGACATTATCTTTCTATGTGTAAAACCTCACATGCTAATAACAGTTGCGTCACAACTCAAGAGTTCTGTTATGGCATCAACACGCGAAAAAGATAAAGTGTTCGTGTCAGTGTTAGCAGGAGTGACCTTAGCGCAACTAGCGACG TCGTTCGACTTTATGACAACACTAAAAATGGTCCGAACGATGCCCAACACTCCAATGCAAGTCGGAGAGGGTTGCACTATTTACTCCCCTGGAAGTTATGTCACACAGCACGATCTCGAAAAGGTGCATCTCCTGTTAAATTCACTCGGCTTGGCACAACAGGTTCCcgagaaaatgataaatgcGATTGGGGCTGTTACGGGCTGTGGACCGGCTTAT GTGTACACGATCATTGAAGCATTAGCTGATGGTAGTGTCAAACAAGGCGTTCCACGTCAAATGGCCATCCAATTCGCGGCACAGACCTTGTTGGGAGCTGCAAAAACCGTTTTAACAACAGGAAAACATCCCGCTGTTTTGAGAGATGag GTTTGTTCGCCGGGCGGCACAACAATACATGGCGTTCATGAATTGGAAAAAGGGGGTTTGAG AAATGCTCTCATCAATGCCGTGGAAAAAGCTTCAGAACGAGCCGAACAGCTCGGTAAACAATCGTAA